The following is a genomic window from Tripterygium wilfordii isolate XIE 37 chromosome 19, ASM1340144v1, whole genome shotgun sequence.
AACTTTTGAGCATTATCTTCTTCGCTTTTGAGAGTGTCTTCCTTACTTCTCAGTATAGATGCTTCCCGCACTAACTCTTGAGAAAGCATGTCTACTTTCTCTGAAAAAATTTTAACTTCACCACCCATACTGGCTTCCTTTTCAGCAGCTAATTGAGATACTTGCATCTCCATTTCCTGAATTTTGCCCAAAATCATTTCTGTGTTGCCATCAATTTCAGTTATCTTTGCTTTTACTTTTTCGACTTCACCGACTGCACTGTCTTTGATTTTCTCAGCTTGAATATACTCATAAGCAATGCAAAATCTTTTAAGTCTATCTAATTCAGCAGCACCATTGGCCCATTGCATGTACTGCATCCGTTCTTTCCTCAATTTCTCCAAAGCAGGAAGTATTTCCTGGTCCAGAAGCTTATTGATCTCATCAACCTTACTCTGCTTCTTCTCAAGTGTTTTCAGAGCAGCTTCCTTCTTTGTCTCATACATTCTTGTCCCCGCAGCCTCTTCAAGCATAGAGAGGATTTCAGGAGGTTTCATGTTTAAAACCTTGGTGATCCGGCCTTGCATGATTAGAAAATGTGGATTATTAACATTAAGCTGTACTGAATGAAAAAGGTTCTGGACTTGACTGGGTTGGGCTAGCTTTCCATTGATCAGATATTTGTTTCTTCCTCCAACTACGATCTGAAAAGCAAGCAAATGTATCTTCAGCATACATCAACAGGTTTGTGTTACAGTGCATATATAACCAAATTTGAACAAGCATGGCAATAGTTATATAAATTGTGTCATTAACAGCTCTAATTTTCATACAATAACGCAAGGCTAGTAAAGGGAAGTTGCCAAACACAAATAAATCATCATTCTCTCGACTCTGGCATGGTATTCCTTGCAGAGTAACTGCTTTATTCTCCAAACTACAAAAGTTTGTACACTATGGTTATAATTTTCCatattatcaaaaataaataaaaaaatattcacAAAAACCTGACACCCTGCATAACAATGGGAAAGCGGTCCGCTAGAGAAATGAAGAAGACtggaaaaaaatgataaataaaaaaagaaaaattaagtcATAAATTTTGGGTGTGGAAAAATCACCGACCTGCCTTGTTACCGTGATCTCTGGATGACCCTCATACCCAAGGGGACTCCGGCTCTTATTTGAGTTATCAAATACAATTGACACTGTTGCCTTAGTAATCCCTGCTTGCCCTTGCTTGTACACGAGCTCTTGGAGATTTGAAGCACGAACTTGCTGCAAATTTGTTATACCCAAAACGAAGCAAATCGAATCTAGAATATTAGATTTTCCTGAGCCGTTCAGCCCCGTGATCGCATTGAAATAGGGGTCAAAACCTTGAACCACCGTCCTTGTGGCATATGATTTGAACCCTTCCAAGCATATCTCCTTTACATACATCGTTTCCAAACAATCTAGAGACAAACCAAACTAAGGAAAGTAAATACGAAGCCAAAACCCTATATAGCGACAAAATACCATCAACTCGCAGATCTGACGAACTGAAACCCTAGAATAGTCGAGCAATGCTCAAAGAGTCAAAAAAAATGCAGAGAATTCAATAACCTGAGTTTGAAGGCTTagataaagaaattgaaacGATGAAATCACAGTGTAAGAAGTTCAGAACAGACAGATGCAGCGAAGTGAGGAATTGTAGGATACGTCGAGAAAGCGGAGAGCACAATTAGGTTTCCGAGTTTGAAACCCTAGCACACTGTGCGCTGAACCCGGGTAGAAGATGATGGGAGGAGAATTTGGAGGGATTCGACgatgaaaatttgaaaaagcgaaaagcttCGCTAGTAGAGAATAGAGAAAGAAGCGGGAAATTGCTCTAGTGATTtcgaattttttgtgtttggtcGATCGGGTTTGGGGAATTtctgtaatttcattttttttttgcccaacAATAGAAGGGCTTGGGTCCCATAAAGTAAGGCCGTAACATCATTCACAGTGAGTTTTTATCGGGGAATAGATTACATTTTGAGTATATCAATAATATTTTGTTGTCTCTTTTTTAATGACTCAAGTAAGAGGGCACGATATTTTGATTGTCCACCTGTTGACTTTATTTGGGGCCACCTCAACTCACActcacaattacacaaaaatcaaaattaagtcTTGCCTcaattacaccaaaaatcaaattaataaatttacaccattgtattAATACATATTGTTGGTTTAACCACATCACCAAAATACCCAAATACATCAGTAAACCACATATCCCATTGTATTTTGTTGGTCCCAACAAAACCAcatcattgtggttgctctaactATGGGTGGCAAAAAATCAGTGTTGGGTCAGACAATGGTACATATTTTTGAAATATTTACACTCCGGATCATATCCATATTGGATTTTtatgacatatttaattgatcaaatccggattggtttaaatagacaagtaaatcggacaataacatAATTCGAGTTAGGTCGAgacaagatttttgtgttttgactcATACCCGGttttaaattaaacaaaaattttgtgttttgacacAAATTTTGGACCTGTAACTTATGTCGAAACTTTATTTAATCTTGATCGGACAAATTTAATCATCCTAACGAAGTTTTATAACCACTAATCGTAACTCACAAGCTTAATAGGCGTTTGACTTAAACAttaaaagcccaaaaaaatGTTTGACTTGAACTTTAAAGGCCTGGTAGATGAGTTTTCACAAAAAGCCAAAGCTCAGCTGAATAACTGATAGAGTTCGACCGGCCATCGCACAAGACTGAAATTATTGAACGGTGCAATTGTACTAATGTATCATGCTATCATTTGTGAGTCGAGCTCATCAAAGGGAACATAACTTCTTCCTATAATTCGAAACAATGAATTGACATTTTTCTCTTCTCAAACCACTTGACAATAGTTTGGTTGATTATTTATCTGATGCACGAGTTTTGGTAGTTCAAACCAACCAATAGAGATATTTCCGTGTGGAATCATAGTTCCATGGACTTGTCCCACTTCTAAGTCCCTTATCGATAGGCTTTGACCTAGTCTTATCTGTCGTCAGCGTAGTGCGAATTATTATAGCGTTATGCGATTTATGCCCATTTAACTGTTCGAAGAACAAGGTGATTAttcgattaccaaaaaaaacccttttgttttttccttaataaactttttttttggtaattagaTTTGTTCCTAACATATGATATACatgatttatatttatatataatctatataattttttctttgCTAATATATGTGATATATCTACGCACTTGTCATTACTTGTGAATAACTttccaatatttttcttttggtttaccaaaaaaaaaaaaattgttataattgtttttcaaaagtaaaaaaattgtcAAATAACTAAATCATTTATAAAGTAAACTTGAGAACAACGAGTAATTCGGATGATACTCATTTATGTGATATCTCATAAAGGTATTGAGTTTGAGCCTCTTTATCCTTTCTCctgtattaaaaaatatatatataaaggaaaCTCATATAGAAATCATCtattaaaagaaataaacagGTAACGTACAGGAAAATCCGGTAACAAATTTGACGCTTATGatattttactcttttttttattatattattatttacttCTAAAAAGTTACGAAAAAATGAAGcaaaatcaattttattttattttttccaagATTCGAGGCGCTGGGTACTCCGTACTCTTGGTCTAAAACGTTAAAACCCGAAAGCCTTCAAACGAGGGAAGGGTATAAAGCAGTTGTCTTAACTGGCTACAGCTCTGCTCACATCTCGGTCATTCTGAGGCGAACAGACTAAGTTAGATCGACGGAATCGACGCAAATCGAAAGCAATTGCAGTTCTCCGTGGAAGTTTTTCGCCGCGGTGATTCTCTCTATTACTTCCGTTTGTTCTCTGCTGCTATTTTCGTATGTCTGATCCAATGCTGCTTTTTGGTTTGTGATGGCTGGGTTATTTTGGTTGCGAGAAAATGTAGGAATTTAATGCGAAAGTCACGTTTTCAATATGAGATTTGTCGTTTCTTTGGGCCTGAAATGATTGAAACTTTCACTCAATTCAGCTGGAATAAACTGTTTGGTTCAGTTGCCTTGAgctttatgatttttttccccttctgttAAGGAGGGACTTGAAGGAATaactacttttttttattgatattagCAAAGAAGCGATGAGTGTCCGGTAATTGTGCATTTTAGTAGGATGTATGGCGGTCACAGTTCTCTGTCTTTGTTGCTTTCCTGTGTCGAGCAACATATAATAATTTTACTCAAatgaatttgattgaattgaacTCAAAATTATCGTTTCACTTTTTGGGATTGAGTGGATAAAGTCATTTTGACGAATCAATCAGATGGAGTTTCTTAATTCTGATGTAATATAGCTAGATAAGCTAATGAAATCGGAAAGAAGATAAACACTTTGGTTTGTTCTAGATTGGCCATAAAACGAATTATCTATTCTACACAGCGCAAATTTGGGGTTTATGGATAATTAGTCAATCTTGCATTTGAGGTTGGTGTCTTTTGACAGATATTCTATGGCAATTTGAAaagtggtgttttttttttttttttttcatttgtggCTGCCTGGCTGGTGTAAATTGATTAGGATTATGTTGTCTGCTTCAAgtgaaattgttcatttgtaCTGTGGTGGCAAACTTGAAACGCGATAATATTTTACTTTTTGAGGTTCAAACATGATGAATATAAAACATTTGATGACTAGTGATAATGATTGAATTTCAATATTTGAGAAATTTAACATGTCAATGCGCCAACATCAGTCTAGTTGTATGTATTGATCACTCCTTTGTTAAGCAAGCTAATTCAGTCTAACAGAAGTAGATCATTTTGGTGCTTATGTTTAAACACCTGTATAATCAGTTGAGCTCTCTGAGAAAGGTAGACCTGTTAAACAATTGGCAAGCCGCTCTGCTTTTTTTTCTACTTCTGCTATGCAGTCCCATCTCATTTATATTGAACGGTAGCTATTTCTTGATGTTCGGTGTTTTCTTGGGAGTGAAATGAAGTTTTCAGGAAGTTTCTATGTCAGCTATATAAGTCTTTTAAACTTCTGGACAAGTTATGCTGCATAGTGATGATCTCtcggagttttttttttttttcctttggatTGAAGACAAATTTTATAACTTTTCTTCTCGAGATATAGAATTTTGTATGATCATAATCTGTAGATAATTTAACAAGGGTCTTCTGAATCCATTTCAGATGTCTAATGATGTGGAGAATCCTAAACTTAGTGAGACCAATAAAGGTCCAGAACTGTCTTCTTCTTTGAATGATAATCAAGCAGCCTGGTATAATCCCTTGCTCCAGCGAGCCGAAGTCTATGGCGTTGCTGCTGGATACTGCATTTCAGCATCTTTGCTCTCCATAATTAACAAATGGGCTGTGATGAAATTTCCTTATCCTGGGGCCTTAACTGCATTACAGTATCTCACAAGTGCAGCAGGTGTTCTCATTTTTGGGCGGTTAAAGTTCATAGAGCATGACCGGCTTGACCTTCTGACAATGTGGCGGTTTGTACCAGCGGCAGTTATATTCTACCTTTCTCTCTTTACCAACAGCGAGCTTCTGCTTCATGCCAATGTTGATACCTTCATTGTCTTTCGTTCAGCTGTCCCAATCTTTGTTGCAATTGGGGAATCCCTCTTCTTGCACCAGCCTTGGCCATTGATGAAAACATGGATATCTCTTGCTACCATATTTGGGGGAAGTGTGCTCTACGTCTTAACAGACTACCAGTTCACATTTATGGCTTATAGTTGGGCCTTGGCTTATCTTGTGAGCATGTCAATTGATTTCGTTTACATTAAGCACGTGGTTATGACCATTGGTTTGAACACATGGGGTCTTGTGCTTTATAACAATCTTGAGGCCCTCCTCCTGTTTCCTCTGGAATTGCTTATTATGGGGGAATTCAATAAGATAAAGCATGATATTGCAGATGAGTCAGATTGGTATTCTTTTCAGGTCATTTTGCCTGTAGCCTTATCTTGTATATTTGGTTTAGCAATCTCTTTCTTCGGGTTCTCATGCCGGAGGGCAATTTCTGCGACAGGATTTACTGTGCTTGGTATAGTGAACAAGCTACTTACAGTTGTGATAAACCTGGTTATTTGGGACAAACATTCCACGCTTGTGGGGACAGTTGGCCTTCTCATTTGCATGTTTGGTGGGATTCTGTATCAGCAATCTACAAGCAACAAGcctaaagctgtgaaataagcAAAAACACACGAGACTGAAGAAGAACAACATAAGCTGCTTGAACTTCAAAGCGACCTAAACAgccacaacaacaacaataaagaGGAAGTCGGCGAATCGAATGAAGAAAAGTGAGAACTCTATTCTGAAGAAGAATTGTCTTCTGGTGATATGTCAAATTGGATTGGTTGGGGGGCTGTTTTTTGATTGGTATGTGGGGAATCTTCCATGGAATGGCCTTTACAGCCTCTTACTGTAGTTAAAAGCCTGAATTAGGACTGAACCACAGAAAATGGATCAAATTGAGAAAACCCTTTTTAGTTTTTTGCCTCCACTCCTCCGTATATCCATCTGATTTCACAGATCTAACTGTTGAGCTGTTTGGTTCACTGGAAAATTAgatcatcttcttttctttgttgtgtTGAAAATTGTCTGTAGGAATGCAATTCAATGTATTGATATGGATGCAATGTAGCAATTTATATGTAAAATTGCTTTCTTTTGGATAAGGCTGGCCCGACCATCTTACGTGTATtcacttcttctttctttcctttgtgGTTTTTTATGGTTTGGAATAATCAATGAATATGCAATCATGGCTACATGATCTGTAATATCTGGCTAGAAGACAATTTGttgccagtttttttttttttttttccatttattcAAGATCATCCAACTGAAAATTCAATAAGAATACTACAGCTTCTGCTAACTCTACCAAACTTACAAGGTAGATTCATCTAATGCAGAACATTAAGTTCAGAAATTGAAAACACTGTGCAATT
Proteins encoded in this region:
- the LOC119985225 gene encoding GDP-mannose transporter GONST3-like, whose translation is MSNDVENPKLSETNKGPELSSSLNDNQAAWYNPLLQRAEVYGVAAGYCISASLLSIINKWAVMKFPYPGALTALQYLTSAAGVLIFGRLKFIEHDRLDLLTMWRFVPAAVIFYLSLFTNSELLLHANVDTFIVFRSAVPIFVAIGESLFLHQPWPLMKTWISLATIFGGSVLYVLTDYQFTFMAYSWALAYLVSMSIDFVYIKHVVMTIGLNTWGLVLYNNLEALLLFPLELLIMGEFNKIKHDIADESDWYSFQVILPVALSCIFGLAISFFGFSCRRAISATGFTVLGIVNKLLTVVINLVIWDKHSTLVGTVGLLICMFGGILYQQSTSNKPKAVK